TGCCGCTGACGCCGAAGGACGAGGCCCTGCGCAAGCTGTTCCGCGGGCTCATCCGCCGCCAGGCGCGCTGCATCCTCATCGATCCCTACGCCAACGCGTTCCTTCCCGATCCGAAGGGCAAGAGCAAGCTGGAGTGGGCCCAGACCGATGCCACCGAGATGCGCCCCGGCGTGGCCGAGCGCAAGTGGGAAATCGATTCGCTGGGGTATCCCGTGCGCCTGGCCCATGGCTATTGGCAGACCACGGGCGACCGCGAGCCCTTCGACGACACGTGGCGCGAAGCGACCAAGCTCATCGTGCGCACGTTCCGCGAACAGCAGCGCAAGGACGGCCCGGGCCCCTACCACTTCGAGCGTCCGTCGCTGCGCCCGACCGATACCCAGTTCCTCAGCGGTTACGGCAACCCCACCCGTCCGGTGGGCATGATCCACGCGATGTTCCGTCCGTCGGACGACTCCACGATCTACCCGTTCAACATCCCGGGCAACCTGTTCGCGGTGGTGACGCTCCGTCGCCTCGCGCAGATGCACGGCACGCTCTACGGCGACGCTTCGTTCGCGGCCGAATGCAACGCGCTGGCCGACGAAGTGCAGGCCGCCATCGAACAGTACGGCGTGGTCAAGGGCGAGGACGGCGATTTCTGGGCCTACGAAGTGGACGGCTACGGCGACCAGCTCGTCATGGACGACGCCAACGTGCCCAGCCTGCTGGCGCTGCCGTACCTGGAGTGCACGCCGCGCGACGCGCGCTACGAGCGCACGCGCGCCACGGTGTGGAGCGCGCGCAATCCGTATTTCTTCAAGGGCAGCGCCGGCGAAGGCATCGGCGGCCCGCACGAGGGGCTGCGCATGATCTGGCCGATGTCGATCATGATGAAGGCCTTCACCACCGACGACGTGGCGGAGATCCGCCAGTGCCTGCACTGGCTGAAGACCACGCACGCCGGTACCGGCTTCATGCACGAGGCCTTCGATCAGGACGATCCCACGAAGTTCACGCGAAGCTGGTTCGCCTGGGCCAATACGTTGTTCGGCGAACTGGTGGTTCATCTCGCCGACAAGCATCCCGATTCCCTGCGCCGCGTCTGACGCGACGCCCTAGCCGGAGCGATTCATGGTTACCCGTCGACGTTTTCTCCAGGGCATGGCCGCGGCGACCGCCGTCGGTCAGTTCGGTTCCCTCACCGCGCTGGCCAGCGGCGTTCAACAGGCCACGAACGCGCCTTCCGCGAGCGGCGGCACCGCCGTGGACGGCGTGCTGGGTTACGTCGACGTCTTCGTCGGCACGGGCGGCCACGGTCACACCTTCCCCGGTGCGACGCGGCCGTTCGGCATGGTGCAGCTGAGCCCCGATACCTACAACGCGCAGTGGGACGGTTCGTCCGGTTACCACCAGGGCGACGGTTCGATCATGGGCTTCTCGCACACGCATCTGTCGGGCACCGGCGCCGCCGACATGCTCGACGTGCTGGTGATGCCCGCGATGGGCCCGGTGCTGTTGCAGCCCGGCGACCGCGACTACGACGGCGTGAACTACGTATCGCGCTTCGACGCGAAGAAGGCCGGCGGCGAGAAGGCGGAGAAGGGCTACAAGACCGGCATCAAGGGCTATCGTTCGCATTACACCGGCGAGCAGGCGCACCCGGGCTACTACCGCGTCAAGCTGACCAAGCACGACATCCTCGCCGAGCTGACCGCGACGCTGCGCGCGGGCATGCACCGCTACACCTTCGGCAAGGACGGCGACGCCCACCTGCTGGTCGACCTGGCCCATGGCTACCAGGACAACCCGCAGGAACCGACGCGCGTCAGCGACGTGGAAATGCGCCTGGTCGGCAACGACACGCTGGTCGGCGGCCGTCGCGTATGGCAGTGGGCGAGCGGTCGCGTCATCTATTTCGCGATGAAGCTCTCGCGCCCGGCCAAGTCGGTCACGCTGTACTCGAACGACAAGGCGTTGCCGGCCGGCAGCACCGAAGCCAAGGGCGATAAGCTCAAGGCCGCGCTGCACTTCGACCATGCGTCGAAGGAGCCGCTGCTGGTGAAGGTGGGCATCTCCGGCGTGGACATCGATGGCGCCATGCGCAACGTCGACGGCGAAATCCCGGACTGGAACTTCGATGGCGTGCGCGCCTCCGCCGAGGCCGAATGGACCGCCGAACTGTCGAAGATCCGCATGGATTCGTCGTCGGACAAGGTCAAGCGCACGTTCTACAGCTCGCTCTACCACACGATGCTCGCGCCCACGGTGTTCAGCGACATCGACGGCCGTTACCGCGGCATGGACAAGGCGGTGCACACGCTGCCGGAAAACCGCCACAACTACAGCACGTATTCGCTGTGGGATACCTACCGCGCCGCGCATCCGCTGTACACGCTCTACCAGAGCGACCGCGTGCCCGACCTCGTCGACGGCCTCGTGCGCCTGGCGGTCGAGAGCCCGAGCGGTGCGCCGGTGTGGCCGCTGCAGGGCATCGAAACCGTCTGCATGATCGGCTATCACTCCGCCGTGGTCGTGGCCGAAGCACAGGCCAAGGGCTTCAAGGGCATCGACTATGCCAAGGGCTGGCCGGTGTTCCGCCGTCGCGCCATGCAGGACGACTACTTCGGCCTGAGCTACTACCGCAAGCTCGGCTTCATCCCCAGCGACAAGGAAGGCGAGGCGGTCAGCAAGACGCTCGAGTACGCGTACGACGACTGGGCCGTGGCCTCCATGGCCGAAGCGCTGGGCCATGCCGACGAGGCGGCGGCACTGCGCAAGCGTTCGCAGAACTACGCCCACGTGTTCGACAAGGACAAGCAGTTCGTCCGCCCGATCGACGTCGACGGCAAGTGGATCGAACCGTTCGATCCGATCGCCATCGGCCATTCGACGAAGTGGCGCGACTTCACCGAATCCAACGCGTGGCAGGCGACCTTCCTCAACCAGCACGACGTGTACAACTACATGAAGCTGTTCGGTGGGGAGCAGGCGTTCGAGAAGAAGCTCGACGGCCTCTTCAACGCCGATCCCACGCTGCCCGACAACGCGCCGCCGGACATCGCCGGCATGGTGGGCCAGTATGCGTTCGGCAACGAGCCGGGCCATCACATGCCCTACCTCTATGCCTACACGGGCGCGCACCACAAGACGCAGGCGCGCGTGCGCATGCTGCTCGACACGATGTACCTGCCCGAGCCCGACGGCCTGCCCGGCAACGAAGACTGCGGCCAGATGAGCGCGTGGTACATCATGAGTGCCATGGGCCTCTATCCGGTCGATCCGGTCAGCACTAACTACGTGTTCGGCAGCCCGGTGATCGACCGCGCGCAGATCGCGGTCGGCGGCGGTCGCACGCTCACCATCGAAGCGAAGGAGAACGGCGAGGGTCGTCCGTACATCCAGTCGGTGACCTGGAACGGCCAGCCGTGGACGAAGAGCTGGATCTCCCACGCCGAACTCGTCGCCGGTGGCACGCTGAGCTTCACGATGGGCGACAAGCCCAACGAGAGCTTCGGCAAGGCACTCGCGGACCGTCCGCCGTCGTACGGCGCGCCGGCCGACAAGCAGGCTTAAGAGGGTAAAGACACTGGGTTCCCCCTTCGCGGCAGCGACAGGCCGCACGATGTCCTCTCGTCGCTCCTGCGAAGGCAGGAGCCCAGCGTCTTACGTCGCGAAGTACGTAAAACCCCACTACGCAAATAACGCAACCCGACCGCAAATGTGACGCAGCAGACGAAACCTGTCATGGATGGATTTCATCATGTCGATTCCATCCAACGAGAAGGAGTCGCATCATGCGTTTCGTCGTGCCCTTGCTAGCCGTTCTCGTCGCCGCGCCGGCTTTCGCCGACACCACCGTCACCTACCAGCCGCAGGGCTACACGCTCAACGTCACCGACAAGCAGTCCGGCGTGGCCCGATCCACCGTCGATGCGATGGTGGCCACCTTCTTCACCATCTATCCGCAGGAAAGCCGCGACTTCAATCCGAATGCGTCGAAGACGGTCAACATCGTGCTCGATCCCGCCTACGACGGCGTGGCCGCCACGGCGAACGCTACCGAAACCTACGGCGCGAGCTACATGATTTCGCACCCGACGGACACCGACACGGTGACCCACGAGTCGATGCACATCGTGCAGGACTACGGTTCGCAGAACATCCCGGGCTGGATGGTCGAGGGCATCGCCGATTACGCGCGCTATCGCTACGGCGTGAACAATGCGGCGGCCGGCTGGTCGCTCGGCAATTACCAGTCGGGCCAGAACTACACCGACAGCTATCGCGTGACCGCGCGTTTCCTCGTATGGGTGGAAGAGCATTACCCGGGAGCGGTGCAGCGCTTCGATGCGGCGTTGCGCGGTCGCTCGTACAGTGCGAACACGTGGAACCAGGTCACCGGGGCGAGCGTGGATACGCAGTGGGCGCGGTATACGCAGAACCCCGGAATCTAAGGCGACCGGGTTTCGCCGATACGATCGGCTCCCACCCCTTCGGTAGAAAGCTCCCTACCGAAGGGGGTGGGAGCCGAGTATGGGTGGAAGAGCATTACCCAGGCGCGGTGCAGCGCTTCGATGCGGCGTTGCGCGGTCGCTCGTACAGTGCGAACACGTGGAACCAGGTCACCGGGGCGAGCGTGGATACGCAGTGGGCGCGGTATACGCAGAACCCCGGAATCTAAGGCGATCGGGTTTCGCCGATACGATCGGCTCCCGCCCCTTCGGTAGAAAGCTCCCTACCGAAGGGGTGGGAGCCGATCGTATCGGCGAACAAGGCGAAGCGGAGCCTTCACGGCTGCTAGACCCCTCCACCCACATGCTGCCCCCGCCTGAACGACCTGGAGGGGGCCATGTCATACACCGGACGCATGTACCTGAGGATGTACCTGCCTTGCGCAGCGTTGCTGGCCTCGGGCGCCGTCGCCGCGGCAGCCGCGCAGATCGCCCAGGGATATCCCGGCGAACTCGGCATCGCCTCGCTTTACTCCCATCTGCCCCGCTGGCTTTTCGCCCTGGGGGCCAGCTCGGCGGCGCTGGTGGCCATGGTGCAGACCATGCGCCTGCGGTTGCGCGACCGGGATTGCTACGTGTGCGGGTGCCTTCTCGGCATGGAGCGCAGCGCGCGTGGGGGACTGGGCCGGACCCGGCGCTGCCTCGGATGCGGCAAGGTGCATGGCACGAACCATCGGTTGGCGCCGCACCTTCGACCGCTGGCGGTGGCCGTGGACGGCCCCGCCGAACACGCCGTCAGGAGCGTACGTTCGTCACCGTGATGCGGTGACCGATGCGTTCGAGCAGGGCGCGCAGGGCCTCGGCGTCGTCACGCGAGGCCGATTCCTCGAGCGAAAGCCAGAGCGTGTCCCCGGAAAGGCCGTGGACCTTCTCGTTGAATTCGATCTCGATGGCGACCTTGCCGCCCGGTTGTACGACGGATACCGCGAAATTGCGTGACTGCACGTGCCCGCTTCCCCTGGGGATGTTCGGTGGTTGGGTGCATGCATATTAGCGGGGCCCGGCCGGGAAAGGTGTCGGCCACCGGCGGATGCGTGAACCAGGGCACGTCTGGATGGGGCATGGCCTAACCGTCGGCCCGGCCGAGCGGGGCCGCCACGTCCTCGAGCGAGCGCCGCTCGGCGGCGATGCCCAGCCAGCCGGCGGCCGTCGCGCCGACCACCATCAGCCCGGCACCGAGGGCGTAGCCCCAGCCGATGGACGCGCGCTGGCCGGTGCCGATCAGTTCGCCGAACAGCCAGGGGCCCACGACACCGCCCAGCGCCGTGCCGAAAGCGTAGAACAGGGCGATCGCCAGGGCGCGCAGTTCCAGGGGGAAGCTTTCGCTCACCGTGAGGTACGCCGCGCTGGCCGCGGCGGACGCGAAGAAGAACACCACGCTCCAGGCCACCGTCTGCATGCGGGCGTCGAGCCGGCCGTGCACGAACAGCCAGGCGGTGGCGAAGAGCAGCAGGCCGGAAAGCGCGTACGTGGCCACGATCATGGGCCGTCGCCCGAGCGTGTCGAACAGGCGACCGAGCAGCAGCGGTCCGAGGAAGTTGCCAGCGGCGAACGGCAGGAGGTACAGGCCGACGTCGGCATCGGCCACGCCGTAGAAGCGTCCCAGCACCAGCGCGTAGGTGAAGAAGATGGCGTTGTAGAAGAACGCCTGGGTGGCCATCAGCACCAGGCCCAGCACGGTGCGGCGGGGATAGTCGCGGAACAGCGTGCGCCCGACGTCGGCGAGGGTGAGGACGTGCGGCTTCAGGCGTAGCCGGGGCAGCGGCGTGTCGGGCGGCGCGGCGCCGAGGCGCCGCTCGATCTGCGTCGCCACCGCCTCGGCTTCCTCGATGCGCCCATGCAGCATGAGCCAGCGCGGGCTCTCCGGTACCCAGTGGCGCAGCACGAGGATGACCAGGCCGAGCAGGGCGCCCAGGCCGAAGGTGAGCCGCCAGCCGATCTCGGGCGAGACGATGCCGGTGTCGAGCAGGCCCACGGCGCCCACCGCGCCCAGCGCGGCGCCGAGCCAGAAGCTGCCGTTGATGACCAGGTCGGTGTGCCCCCGGTAGCGCGCGGGTATCAACTCCTGGATGGCGGAATTGATCGCGGCGTACTCGCCGCCGATGCCCGCGCCGGTGAGCATGCGGAAGACGACGAACAGTCCGAAGTTCGGCGAAAACGCGGTAGCGGCCGTCGCCGCGAGGTAGAGGCCCAGGGTGAGGGTGAAGAGCTTCTTGCGGCCCAGCCGGTCGGTGAGCCAACCGAAGAACAGTGCGCCCCCCACCGCGCCCACCAGGTACAGGCTGCCTGCCAGTCCGACCTGTGCGTCGGTCAGGTGCAGCACCGGACTGGACTTGAGCGCGCCGGCGATGGCGCCGGTGATGGTCACCTCCAGGCCGTCGAGCAGCCAGGTGATGCCCAGCGCCACGGCCACCAGCGTGTGGAAACGGCCCCAGCGCAGGCGGTCCAGCCGCGCGGGGACGTCGGTGTCCATGGTCGCGTCGCGGGGGCGTGGCGTGGCATCCATGCCGCCACCCTAGGCAGCGGAACGTCGTCGTGCCGTCAGCGCGGCACGCGGTAGCCGCCCGGCACGCCCCGTGGCGAGAGGGTGATCTGCCAGAGCTGGTCGCGGCGGCTGCGGAAGACGCCGGCGGAGCAGGCCAGGTAGAAGTGCCACATGCGCCGGAAGCGTTCGTCGTATCGCTCGCGGAGCGTCGGCCAAGCGGCGTCGACGTTGGCGAGCCAGGCCATGAGGGTGCGGTCGTAGTCGGCGCCGAAGTTGTGCCAGTCCTCCACCACGAAGAGGTCTTCCAGTGCCGCGGCCACCTGGCTCATCGCCGGGATCATCGAGTTGGGGAAGATGTATTTCTCGATCCACGGGTCGGGGCGGCCGGGATGGCCGTTGCTGCCGATGCAATGGAGCAGGGCGAGGCCGTCGGCCCGCAGGCAGCGTCGCGCCACCTCGAACCAGGCGCGGTAGTTCTTGGGTCCCACGTGTTCGAACATGCCCACGGAAAGGATCGCGTCGAACGGTTCGTCGAGCTCGCGGTAGTCCTGCAGGCGGATCTCCACGGGCAGGTCCTTGCACAGCTCGCGCGCGTACTCGGCCTGCTCCTTCGAGATGGTGACGCCCACGCCGCTCACCCCATAGCGCTCGGCGGCGAATTTCAGCGCCTCGCCCCAGCCGCAACCGATGTCGAGCACGTGCTGGCCCGGCTGCAGGCGCAGCTTGCGGCAGATGAGGTCGAGCTTGGCTTCCTGCGCGGCGTCGAGGTCGTTCGCCTGCGCCCAGTAGCCGCAGGAGTAGACCAGGCGCTTGCCGAGCATGGCTTCGAAGAGGTCGTTGCCCAGGTCGTAATGCTGCCGGCCCACCTCCCAGGCGTGTTCGCCGCGCTGCATGTTGAGGAACTTGGCGCGCAGGTGCATGAGCAGGGTGTCGAGCGTGCGCAGCGATTCGTCGATGTGCGAGGACAGCACGCGGGCAAAGAAACCGGGCAGGTCGGCGGCATCCCACCAGCCGTCCATGTAGGCCTCGCCCAGCCCCAGCGAGCCGTGCGCGAACACGCGCGTGTACGTTCGTTCGTCGTGCACCGCGATGTCGGTGGGTCGTCTCCCGCCGATGGTGACGCCGGCCTGTTCGAGCAGGACCTGCGCGCGGGCCTTCAGTGACGCGGCGTTGCCCATGCGGGTGACTCCCCCTGTCGTCAGTGGAACTGCTTCAGTATCCCTCGGGTGATGACGAGGCCGCCGATGGTCATCAGCAACGACCCCAGCAGGTTCACGCCCACGTGCACCACGAACCATCCGTACTGCTGTCGAAGCAGCAGGCCGGACGCTTCGGCCGAAAACGTCGAGAAAGTGGTCAGGCCGCCGAGGAAACCGGTGGCGACGAGCAGGCGGACCTCCACCGGCAACGACTGGAAATGGTCGAAGACGGCCAGGGCGATGCCCATGAGCAAGGCGCCGACCAGGTTGGCGGCCAGCGTGCCGAAGGGCACGGAAGGGAAGATCGGATTGAGCGCGAGGGCCAGCCACCAGCGTAGCCAGCACCCGCACATGCCGCCGACGCCGACGGCGAGGAAACCGGTATAGCCCACGATCATCCTTCGAACGGAACCGATGCGGGGATTATGTGCCTTCCGGTGCCATGGGGCCAAGGATGGCGGGCCGGTATAATGGCTACACTCCCCCGGGCCGGAACCTCCGACGCATGACCACCGCGATCCGTCACACGCGGCGCTACCTGCCGTTCCTGCTCGCGGCCCTGACCATGATCGGGCCGTTCTCGATCGACGCCATCTTCCCCGGGTTTCCCGACATCGGCCGCACGTTCGGGGTGGGCGAGGTGGCGCTCCAGCAGTTGTTGAGCGTCTACCTGCTGTCGTACGCGGTGATGAGCCTGTTCCACGGCGCCATCTCCGACGCTTACGGCCGCAAGCCGGTGATCGTGGTGGCGATGGCGGTGTACACGGTCGCCACCGTCGGCGCGGCGTTGGCCACCGGTTTCGGCACGCTGATGGCCTGTCGCGTGTTGCAGGGCGTCAGCGGCGGCGCGGGCATCGTGGTGGGCCGTGCGGTGGTGCGCGACACCATGCAGGGCGAAGAAGCCCAGCGCATGATGTCCAAGGTGATGATGATCTTCGGCATCGCGCCGGCCATCGCGCCGATCGTGGGCGCGTGGTTGTTGGGCATCGACGGATGGCGGGGCATCTTCTGGGCGCTGTCCGGCTTCACGGTGCTGCTCACGCTGGCGACGTGGCGCTTCCTCGAGGAATCGCATCCCCTGGGCAAGCGCACGATCTTCCGTCCGCGACCGCTCCTGCGCAGCTACTTCGGCATCCTTCGCGACCTGCCGTTCTGGCCGCTGGCGATCGCCGCCTCGATCAACTTCTCCGGCCTGTTCCTTTACGTCGCCTCGGCGCCGCATCTCATCCGCGACCTGCTTCACCTGGGCGCCGACGGATTCCCCTGGCTGTTCGTGCCGGTGGTGTCGGGCATGGTGTTCGGCGCCTTCGTCTCCGGCCGCGTGGCGGGGCGGGTGAGCGCGATCCGCACGGTCGGCTGGGGCTACGTGGCGATGCTGTCGTCGTGCGCCATCAGCATCGTGCTGGCCGTGCTGCTGCCCGAGCCGCGCGTGCCCTGGTCCACGTTGCCGCTGGCGCTCTACGGCTGCGGCGTGCAGCTGGCCTTCCCCACCATCACCATCCTGCTGCTCGATCGTTTTCCCGACCAGCGCGGGGCGGTGTCGTCGGTGCAGACCTTCGGCAGCCTGATCGTCACGGCGTTCGTCGCGGGCGTGCTGTCGCCGATGCTGTCGGCGAACATGCTGTGGCTGGCGCTGGGATCGCTGGCGATCTGCCTGACGGGTCTGTCGGGGTGGGTCTGGTACGTGGCGATGGATCGCCGGCGCGTGGCGCGTGCGTCGGCGGCCGCGGCGGTCGAGGTGGCGAAGGAGGTCGAGATGGACGAGCCGATGTAGGTCCGTCGTCATCCCCGGCGAAAGGCACTGGGCTCCTGCCTTCGCAGGAACGACGGACCACGCGATTCGTCGTCGTTTGCAAACGAGCTCACGTCGTTCCTGCGAAGGCAGGAACCCAGCGTCTTCATTCCGAAGCGATCAACAGCAACGCCCCCCGGTCCCCCGATACCGCGCCTCCTGCCTCTCCCGGAAGAACTCCGAATACGTCGGCACGCGCCGCTCCGGATGATGCTCGCGCAGGTGCTTCACGTATACGTCGTAATCCGGCACGCCGCAGCAGAGGCGGGCGGTCTGCACCGCCCATTTCCAGATGCGATGGCTCATGGCGAACACCTCACTGCGCCACGCTGGACAGCGCGACATAGGGCTCTTCCTGGGCGGTGGGACGATTCGCGCGCCAGGCCTGGGCGATGACGCGCAGGGAGAAGAACAGCATGGTCAGCACCAGCAGCATGAAGATGCCGGTGAGGATCATGTCCACGCGGTTGTTGTTGATGATGCGCTGCATGTCCTCGGCGGTTTTCGCCGGGGCCAGCAATTTGCCGGCGGCCAGCGCATCGGAGTACTTGTTCACCACCGCGGTGAAGCTGACCTTGGCGTCGAACAGCTTCTGCCAGCCCGCGGTGAGCGTGCAGATCACCAGCCACGCCGCCGGCACGGCGGGCACCAGCACGTAGCGCTCGCGCTTGAGTTTCACGGTTACCACGGTCGCCAGCATCAGCGCGATGGCGGCGAGCATCTGGTTGGCGATGCCGAACAGCGGCCACAGCGTGTTGATGCCGCCCAGCGGATCGACCGCGCCCTGGTAGAGGAAATACCCCCACAGGCCCACGCAGATCACCGTGGCCACCACGTTGCCGACCCACGATTCGGTCTTTTTCAGCGGTGCCCAGGCCATGCCGGCCAGTTCCTGGATCATGAAGCGGCCGACGCGCGTACCGGCGTCGACGGTGGTGAGGATGAACAGGGCTTCGAACAGGATGGCGTAGTGGTACCACAGCGCCATCATGCCCTCGCCGGGCAGGATGCCGTGCAGTAGCTGGGCCATGCCCACCGCCAGCGTGGGCGCGCCGCCCGCGCGACCGAGGATGGTGCTCTCGCCGATGTTGCGCGCGGTGTCGGTCAGTTCGCCCGGCGTGACCATGAAGCCCCAGTCGCTGATCGTGCGCGCGGCCTGTTCGGCCGTGGTGCCGACGATGGCGCCGGGGGAGTTCATGGCGAAGTACACGCCCGGGTGCAGCGAGGCGGCGGCGATCAGCGCCATGATGGCGACGAAGGCCTCCATCAGCATGCCGCCGTAGCCGACCATGGTGGCCTCGCGCTCGTTGGCGAGCAGCTTCGGCGTGGTACCCGAGGCGATGATCGAATGCCATCCGGAGACGGCGCCGCAGGCGATGGTGATGAACAGGAACGGGAACAGGTTGCCGGCGAACACCGGTCCGCTGCCGTCGACGAACTGCGTGAGCGCCGGCATCCGCAGCACGGGCGCGGCGAGGAAGATCGCCAGGGCGAGCAGCGCGATGGTGCCGATCTTCAGGAAGGTGGACAGGTAATCGCGCGGCGCGAGCAGCAGCCACACCGGCAGCACCGAGGCGAAGAAGCCGTAGCCGATCAGCAGCCAGGCCAGCGCTTTCGCGTCGAAATCGAAGAACGCGGCCAGCGCGGGCGTGTCGTTCACGGTCTTGCCGTACCAGATCGAGAACAGGAGCAGCACCAGGCCGATGATCGAGACCTCGAGGATGCGTCCGGGGCGCAGGTAGCGCAGGTACACGCCCATCAGCAGCGCGATGGGAATCGTCGCCGCCACGGTGAACGTACCCCAGGGGCTATGCGTGAGCGCCTTGACCACCACCAGCGCGAGCACGGCCAGCACGATCATCATCAGCACCAGCACGCCCACCATGGCGATCACCCCGGGCACTTCGCCCAGCTCTTCGCGGAGCATGTGGCCGAGCGAGCGGCCGTCACGGCGCAACGACAGGCCCAGGATCATGAAATCCTGCACCGCGCCGGCGAACACCACGCCCACCAGGATCCACAGGGTGCCGGGCAGGTAGCCCATCTGCGCGGCCAGCACGGGGCCGACCAGGGGGCCGGCGCCGGCGATGGCGGCGAAGTGGTGGCCG
This window of the Luteibacter aegosomatis genome carries:
- a CDS encoding glycoside hydrolase family 125 protein, which codes for MNPSRRNLLKWLSLAPGLAVAGGVGVASAAGSRFASKRPPVAQRKFTSPAVEALIASTKKKIADPELAWLFENCFPNTLDTTVELGRLDGYEDTFVVTGDIDAMWLRDSSAQVWPYLPLTPKDEALRKLFRGLIRRQARCILIDPYANAFLPDPKGKSKLEWAQTDATEMRPGVAERKWEIDSLGYPVRLAHGYWQTTGDREPFDDTWREATKLIVRTFREQQRKDGPGPYHFERPSLRPTDTQFLSGYGNPTRPVGMIHAMFRPSDDSTIYPFNIPGNLFAVVTLRRLAQMHGTLYGDASFAAECNALADEVQAAIEQYGVVKGEDGDFWAYEVDGYGDQLVMDDANVPSLLALPYLECTPRDARYERTRATVWSARNPYFFKGSAGEGIGGPHEGLRMIWPMSIMMKAFTTDDVAEIRQCLHWLKTTHAGTGFMHEAFDQDDPTKFTRSWFAWANTLFGELVVHLADKHPDSLRRV
- a CDS encoding GH92 family glycosyl hydrolase codes for the protein MVTRRRFLQGMAAATAVGQFGSLTALASGVQQATNAPSASGGTAVDGVLGYVDVFVGTGGHGHTFPGATRPFGMVQLSPDTYNAQWDGSSGYHQGDGSIMGFSHTHLSGTGAADMLDVLVMPAMGPVLLQPGDRDYDGVNYVSRFDAKKAGGEKAEKGYKTGIKGYRSHYTGEQAHPGYYRVKLTKHDILAELTATLRAGMHRYTFGKDGDAHLLVDLAHGYQDNPQEPTRVSDVEMRLVGNDTLVGGRRVWQWASGRVIYFAMKLSRPAKSVTLYSNDKALPAGSTEAKGDKLKAALHFDHASKEPLLVKVGISGVDIDGAMRNVDGEIPDWNFDGVRASAEAEWTAELSKIRMDSSSDKVKRTFYSSLYHTMLAPTVFSDIDGRYRGMDKAVHTLPENRHNYSTYSLWDTYRAAHPLYTLYQSDRVPDLVDGLVRLAVESPSGAPVWPLQGIETVCMIGYHSAVVVAEAQAKGFKGIDYAKGWPVFRRRAMQDDYFGLSYYRKLGFIPSDKEGEAVSKTLEYAYDDWAVASMAEALGHADEAAALRKRSQNYAHVFDKDKQFVRPIDVDGKWIEPFDPIAIGHSTKWRDFTESNAWQATFLNQHDVYNYMKLFGGEQAFEKKLDGLFNADPTLPDNAPPDIAGMVGQYAFGNEPGHHMPYLYAYTGAHHKTQARVRMLLDTMYLPEPDGLPGNEDCGQMSAWYIMSAMGLYPVDPVSTNYVFGSPVIDRAQIAVGGGRTLTIEAKENGEGRPYIQSVTWNGQPWTKSWISHAELVAGGTLSFTMGDKPNESFGKALADRPPSYGAPADKQA
- a CDS encoding basic secretory family protein, with protein sequence MRFVVPLLAVLVAAPAFADTTVTYQPQGYTLNVTDKQSGVARSTVDAMVATFFTIYPQESRDFNPNASKTVNIVLDPAYDGVAATANATETYGASYMISHPTDTDTVTHESMHIVQDYGSQNIPGWMVEGIADYARYRYGVNNAAAGWSLGNYQSGQNYTDSYRVTARFLVWVEEHYPGAVQRFDAALRGRSYSANTWNQVTGASVDTQWARYTQNPGI
- a CDS encoding MFS transporter; translated protein: MDATPRPRDATMDTDVPARLDRLRWGRFHTLVAVALGITWLLDGLEVTITGAIAGALKSSPVLHLTDAQVGLAGSLYLVGAVGGALFFGWLTDRLGRKKLFTLTLGLYLAATAATAFSPNFGLFVVFRMLTGAGIGGEYAAINSAIQELIPARYRGHTDLVINGSFWLGAALGAVGAVGLLDTGIVSPEIGWRLTFGLGALLGLVILVLRHWVPESPRWLMLHGRIEEAEAVATQIERRLGAAPPDTPLPRLRLKPHVLTLADVGRTLFRDYPRRTVLGLVLMATQAFFYNAIFFTYALVLGRFYGVADADVGLYLLPFAAGNFLGPLLLGRLFDTLGRRPMIVATYALSGLLLFATAWLFVHGRLDARMQTVAWSVVFFFASAAASAAYLTVSESFPLELRALAIALFYAFGTALGGVVGPWLFGELIGTGQRASIGWGYALGAGLMVVGATAAGWLGIAAERRSLEDVAAPLGRADG
- the cfa gene encoding cyclopropane fatty acyl phospholipid synthase, which encodes MGNAASLKARAQVLLEQAGVTIGGRRPTDIAVHDERTYTRVFAHGSLGLGEAYMDGWWDAADLPGFFARVLSSHIDESLRTLDTLLMHLRAKFLNMQRGEHAWEVGRQHYDLGNDLFEAMLGKRLVYSCGYWAQANDLDAAQEAKLDLICRKLRLQPGQHVLDIGCGWGEALKFAAERYGVSGVGVTISKEQAEYARELCKDLPVEIRLQDYRELDEPFDAILSVGMFEHVGPKNYRAWFEVARRCLRADGLALLHCIGSNGHPGRPDPWIEKYIFPNSMIPAMSQVAAALEDLFVVEDWHNFGADYDRTLMAWLANVDAAWPTLRERYDERFRRMWHFYLACSAGVFRSRRDQLWQITLSPRGVPGGYRVPR
- the crcB gene encoding fluoride efflux transporter CrcB — protein: MGYTGFLAVGVGGMCGCWLRWWLALALNPIFPSVPFGTLAANLVGALLMGIALAVFDHFQSLPVEVRLLVATGFLGGLTTFSTFSAEASGLLLRQQYGWFVVHVGVNLLGSLLMTIGGLVITRGILKQFH
- a CDS encoding multidrug effflux MFS transporter, with product MTTAIRHTRRYLPFLLAALTMIGPFSIDAIFPGFPDIGRTFGVGEVALQQLLSVYLLSYAVMSLFHGAISDAYGRKPVIVVAMAVYTVATVGAALATGFGTLMACRVLQGVSGGAGIVVGRAVVRDTMQGEEAQRMMSKVMMIFGIAPAIAPIVGAWLLGIDGWRGIFWALSGFTVLLTLATWRFLEESHPLGKRTIFRPRPLLRSYFGILRDLPFWPLAIAASINFSGLFLYVASAPHLIRDLLHLGADGFPWLFVPVVSGMVFGAFVSGRVAGRVSAIRTVGWGYVAMLSSCAISIVLAVLLPEPRVPWSTLPLALYGCGVQLAFPTITILLLDRFPDQRGAVSSVQTFGSLIVTAFVAGVLSPMLSANMLWLALGSLAICLTGLSGWVWYVAMDRRRVARASAAAAVEVAKEVEMDEPM
- a CDS encoding YbdD/YjiX family protein produces the protein MSHRIWKWAVQTARLCCGVPDYDVYVKHLREHHPERRVPTYSEFFRERQEARYRGTGGRCC